One Henriciella litoralis genomic window carries:
- the tadA gene encoding tRNA adenosine(34) deaminase TadA → MSRAIELARHAEQLGEVPVGAVIVNQDGEFIGEGHNRPIGSHDPTAHAEIVALRDAAGRAGNYRLSGTTMYVTLEPCAMCAGAISLARVSRLVFAASDTKGGAVINGPRFFEQPTCHWRPAVEHDEGRQDEVAAMLKAFFRARRT, encoded by the coding sequence ATGTCACGCGCAATCGAACTGGCGCGTCATGCCGAGCAGCTGGGCGAGGTGCCAGTGGGCGCGGTGATCGTCAACCAAGATGGCGAGTTTATCGGTGAAGGACATAACCGGCCGATCGGTTCACATGACCCGACAGCCCATGCTGAGATTGTGGCGCTTCGGGACGCGGCGGGCCGGGCGGGTAATTACCGTCTGTCTGGCACGACGATGTATGTAACCCTTGAGCCTTGCGCGATGTGTGCCGGGGCAATTTCGCTGGCGCGCGTGTCACGCCTCGTCTTTGCCGCGAGCGACACGAAAGGCGGGGCTGTGATCAATGGGCCTCGCTTCTTCGAGCAGCCAACTTGCCACTGGCGGCCGGCCGTCGAGCATGACGAAGGCCGGCAAGACGAAGTGGCCGCGATGCTGAAAGCCTTTTTTCGCGCCCGGCGAACTTGA
- a CDS encoding lysophospholipid acyltransferase family protein, which yields MWQLIRRFILVFIAKPYAMLVIGLDVRGRQNLPTKGPAIIAANHNSHIDTLLLLCLFPSRSLKQVRPVAAADHFLKTRLSSWFSRNVIGIIPVNRKGAEKGEDVLAGCKAALANNEILVIFPEGSRGEAEEMGAFKSGIARLAETFPEAPIVPVYIQGAGRVLPRGKRIIVPFNCSAIVGAPFKWCGQKAEFMDRLRATIETLRADAPPLRWL from the coding sequence ATGTGGCAGCTCATCCGACGGTTCATTCTCGTCTTCATCGCCAAGCCATATGCCATGCTTGTTATTGGCCTTGATGTTCGCGGACGGCAGAACCTGCCGACCAAAGGTCCCGCGATCATTGCTGCCAATCACAACAGCCATATCGACACGCTGCTTCTGCTCTGCCTCTTCCCATCGCGCAGCCTCAAGCAGGTCCGTCCGGTGGCGGCGGCTGATCATTTCCTCAAGACGCGGCTTTCAAGCTGGTTCTCGCGCAACGTGATCGGCATTATCCCGGTCAATCGTAAAGGTGCCGAGAAGGGCGAAGACGTCCTGGCAGGTTGCAAGGCGGCGCTTGCCAATAATGAGATCCTCGTGATCTTTCCTGAAGGTAGCCGCGGCGAAGCCGAAGAAATGGGCGCATTCAAATCAGGAATTGCCCGCCTCGCTGAAACCTTTCCCGAAGCGCCCATCGTGCCGGTTTACATTCAGGGCGCAGGGCGCGTCCTGCCGCGCGGCAAACGCATCATCGTGCCGTTTAATTGTAGCGCCATCGTCGGCGCGCCATTCAAATGGTGCGGACAGAAGGCCGAATTTATGGACCGGTTGCGCGCCACCATCGAAACCCTGCGGGCAGATGCCCCGCCGCTTCGCTGGCTTTAA
- a CDS encoding CDP-alcohol phosphatidyltransferase family protein, with protein MISNIVTLFRTGLTVPLFVMLMLSGPGIWPLGLFLLAGLLDILDGKLARALNQTSRLGGLMDLVGDRLLTLSAVAGLLASQSLSALGASAAIILVARCAIVASAGEALGGPDRLAASKLEHLKIASSFAGLSLAMAPQFLADLPVDQAMIAYVFLLLAAALCLLTLADYTRQTVNSLQTA; from the coding sequence ATGATCTCGAACATCGTCACCCTGTTTCGCACAGGCCTGACTGTGCCACTTTTCGTAATGCTAATGCTGTCCGGACCCGGGATTTGGCCCCTCGGTCTGTTCCTGCTGGCCGGTTTGCTCGATATTCTCGACGGCAAGCTGGCGCGAGCGCTGAACCAGACTTCGCGTCTTGGCGGGTTGATGGATTTGGTCGGTGATCGCCTCCTGACGCTGTCGGCGGTCGCTGGTCTGCTTGCCAGCCAAAGCCTGTCAGCACTTGGGGCATCCGCTGCAATTATCCTTGTGGCGAGATGCGCAATCGTGGCGTCAGCAGGAGAAGCGCTCGGCGGACCGGACAGGCTCGCCGCATCAAAGCTTGAACATTTGAAGATCGCGTCGTCTTTCGCCGGGCTTAGCCTGGCGATGGCGCCACAATTCCTGGCCGACTTGCCCGTCGATCAAGCGATGATAGCCTACGTTTTCCTGTTGCTTGCAGCCGCGCTCTGCCTGCTGACCCTTGCCGACTATACCCGCCAGACGGTCAACTCGTTACAGACTGCCTGA
- a CDS encoding patatin-like phospholipase family protein: protein MARSASKPKPISLALQGGGAHGAFTWGVLERLSECETLDIQAITATSAGAMNAAAYLSGLQTGGPAGAREALETFWQTVSRKGSVMDAMGASSAAGDFMASNPFTTWTPHNFATAMTSFLSPYDLNPFNLNPLKEAVQSTIDFDAVRQSSVQLFIAATNVETGRVRIFKDEEITMDAVLASACLPQTFKAVKIDGTPYWDGGFLGNPSLFPLFYSEAPKDIVLVTLNPIERKGTPRSAGEIQDRLNEITFNASLLGELRSIAFVQKLLNDGLLNKAVRSHYRNLNIHAIRGGEVLSGLRLESKYDTSWRFLNELREKGRGHAEKWLEECHDSIGKTSSLDIHEAFLGN from the coding sequence ATGGCGCGATCAGCTTCCAAACCAAAGCCCATCAGCCTTGCCCTTCAAGGCGGAGGGGCACATGGGGCTTTCACTTGGGGCGTTCTGGAGCGCCTGAGCGAGTGCGAAACGCTGGACATTCAGGCGATTACCGCGACCTCGGCGGGCGCGATGAATGCTGCCGCCTATCTCAGCGGCCTGCAAACGGGTGGCCCGGCCGGCGCCCGAGAGGCGCTGGAGACCTTCTGGCAAACCGTGTCTCGAAAGGGAAGTGTGATGGATGCGATGGGCGCATCGAGTGCCGCCGGCGATTTCATGGCGTCGAACCCTTTCACGACCTGGACACCGCACAATTTCGCGACTGCGATGACATCTTTTTTAAGCCCGTATGACCTCAACCCCTTTAATCTCAATCCTTTGAAGGAAGCCGTTCAGTCCACGATTGATTTTGACGCGGTGCGCCAATCAAGCGTGCAGCTTTTCATCGCCGCGACCAATGTCGAGACGGGCCGCGTGCGGATCTTCAAGGATGAGGAAATCACGATGGATGCGGTCCTGGCATCCGCTTGCCTTCCGCAGACCTTCAAGGCCGTCAAGATTGATGGAACGCCTTATTGGGATGGCGGATTTCTCGGCAATCCCTCGCTGTTCCCGCTCTTCTATTCCGAAGCGCCAAAGGACATTGTTCTGGTCACGCTGAACCCGATTGAGCGCAAGGGCACACCGCGCAGTGCTGGCGAAATCCAGGACAGGCTGAACGAGATTACCTTCAATGCGTCGCTACTGGGGGAATTGCGTTCAATCGCCTTCGTCCAGAAACTGCTGAATGATGGCCTTCTGAACAAGGCTGTGCGCAGTCATTATAGAAACCTGAACATTCACGCGATCCGAGGCGGCGAAGTACTGAGCGGGCTGAGACTGGAGTCCAAGTACGATACCAGTTGGCGCTTTTTGAATGAGCTGCGCGAGAAGGGCAGGGGACACGCCGAAAAATGGCTTGAAGAGTGCCATGACAGCATCGGCAAGACCTCAAGCCTCGATATTCACGAAGCGTTTCTCGGAAACTAG
- the rsmD gene encoding 16S rRNA (guanine(966)-N(2))-methyltransferase RsmD has product MRIISGKFKGQSLTAPPGKNTRPTSDRARESLFNVLSHASWAPELEGARVIDLFAGSGALGFEAMSRGASFCLFVETDSGARGTIRNNIESFQLFGNTRIHRRSATDLGPKPAGVGAPFTLAFLDPPYHKGLVEPCLKTLLDGNWLAADAICVVETDGSETFEHDGFEVVDERSAGKAKLTTLHLAGAS; this is encoded by the coding sequence ATGCGAATAATATCAGGCAAATTTAAGGGTCAGTCGCTCACCGCGCCTCCGGGAAAGAATACCCGCCCGACCTCTGACCGGGCGCGCGAGAGCCTGTTCAACGTCCTCTCACACGCCAGTTGGGCGCCAGAGCTGGAAGGCGCCCGGGTCATCGACCTGTTTGCAGGCTCCGGCGCGCTGGGCTTTGAGGCAATGTCGCGCGGCGCCAGTTTCTGCCTGTTCGTCGAAACCGATAGCGGCGCGCGCGGTACGATCCGCAACAATATCGAAAGCTTTCAGCTGTTTGGAAACACGCGCATCCACCGGCGCAGCGCCACAGACCTCGGCCCGAAGCCCGCCGGCGTCGGCGCGCCGTTCACGCTCGCCTTCCTCGATCCGCCCTATCACAAGGGCCTGGTTGAGCCGTGTCTGAAAACCCTGCTCGATGGCAACTGGCTGGCCGCTGACGCCATTTGCGTCGTTGAAACGGACGGGTCCGAGACATTCGAACATGATGGATTTGAAGTCGTCGATGAGCGCAGCGCCGGCAAAGCAAAGCTGACGACACTACACCTCGCCGGAGCGAGCTAG
- a CDS encoding NUDIX hydrolase — MSANEANTQGRKVADGLRPQAAAGVVCLKEGHVLLIRRGTPPMTGEWSLPGGRIEPGERAIDAAARELREETGVEADIVGLIDVVDAIVENRAGTLITRHYVLCDYAAIWRRGTPIAGDDAAEARFFAKEELPSLQLWSETLRIISAGFDLVDQIPGTRSL, encoded by the coding sequence ATGAGCGCAAATGAAGCCAACACGCAAGGCAGGAAAGTGGCTGATGGCCTCAGGCCACAGGCAGCCGCTGGCGTCGTCTGCCTGAAGGAAGGGCACGTCCTGTTGATCCGGCGCGGGACACCGCCCATGACCGGCGAATGGTCCTTGCCCGGCGGCCGGATCGAGCCCGGCGAGCGCGCTATCGACGCGGCAGCACGGGAACTGCGCGAGGAAACAGGCGTCGAGGCTGACATTGTCGGCCTTATCGACGTCGTTGATGCGATTGTCGAAAATCGCGCCGGGACACTGATTACACGTCACTACGTCTTGTGTGATTATGCTGCCATCTGGCGACGCGGCACGCCCATCGCGGGCGACGACGCTGCCGAAGCCCGCTTTTTTGCGAAAGAAGAGCTGCCCTCGCTTCAACTCTGGTCAGAGACCCTGCGAATTATTTCTGCAGGCTTTGATCTTGTGGATCAGATTCCAGGAACGCGCTCTTTGTAA
- a CDS encoding M56 family metallopeptidase, with translation MNILLNVNPLVLNSLQTSLAVAVLFGIVLLVRRRFARHFGAKAAYALWLVPLVRLFMPPLPANMSLFGALAPTEAAPADPLPVAEPVFIQAPAVTHAPASSVPTPPAIEWTSATTAVSEPSLLDSMLASVPSLLMPVWIAGIVLILGFAWWRQSVFHRLIEGDSDDASPTVHEMASEIALSLKLRRDFDVRTSLLNGSPLVTGLKRPVVLLPAWFESDYSPREQRDALTHELMHVKRGDLFALQLAQLVLALQWFNPLAHLALRAFRIDQEAACDADVLRAGTSSAFAYGQTLVKAARLAGPADGAFRGANLTLTHPIKERLILMQNTAPTLRKRLLGTTLAVTLGSAALLATASCAASATPRDQGSSELAGGDSVTRKSKTTYYRISSSNEGEDRQFVLLSDPFEALEPRLKEVENLDLSDLEEEMQKLSIEIQRAVDIDGLELGNLEGLSGLAGLAELEGLSELEGLAALGDMNIEFDLDIDGLEDFDVQTIETENGVKIIFPDQEIFISKFDEDAFEIEMEKVEAAAEAYAERAEALAEAHAERAEAMAEAHADRAEKMAMIIESRVEEKADRMEMLSEKMEARIEAAFSDGLEDDLEDAGEVIEDLADQCNDRDESLTTPVILSTRAKDGTTHRALCVIGAQDQLDAPNVRAFVLDNPTLSDAEKERFEENADYEYEFSWTED, from the coding sequence ATGAACATCTTGCTCAATGTAAATCCGCTTGTCCTGAACAGCCTCCAGACCAGCCTGGCCGTCGCCGTGCTGTTCGGCATTGTTCTCCTGGTGCGGCGACGCTTTGCCCGCCACTTCGGCGCGAAAGCAGCTTACGCGCTTTGGCTCGTGCCATTGGTCAGGCTATTCATGCCGCCACTTCCAGCGAACATGTCGCTTTTTGGCGCGCTCGCCCCCACCGAAGCGGCGCCAGCGGATCCATTGCCGGTCGCAGAGCCCGTTTTTATTCAAGCACCCGCCGTGACACACGCACCGGCTAGCAGCGTGCCAACGCCTCCAGCTATCGAGTGGACGTCAGCCACGACGGCCGTGTCAGAGCCTTCATTGCTGGATTCCATGCTCGCAAGCGTTCCCAGCCTGCTCATGCCAGTCTGGATTGCAGGCATCGTGCTTATTCTTGGATTTGCCTGGTGGCGCCAATCTGTCTTCCACCGTCTGATCGAAGGCGATTCCGACGACGCCTCCCCTACCGTGCATGAAATGGCGAGCGAGATCGCGCTCAGCCTCAAACTACGCCGTGACTTCGATGTGCGTACCAGCCTTCTGAATGGCAGCCCCCTCGTAACAGGCCTCAAGCGCCCGGTGGTGCTCCTGCCGGCCTGGTTCGAATCTGATTATTCCCCGCGAGAACAGCGTGACGCGCTCACCCATGAGCTCATGCACGTCAAGCGCGGTGACCTCTTTGCCTTGCAACTGGCCCAGCTTGTTCTGGCCCTGCAATGGTTCAACCCACTGGCTCACCTGGCCTTGCGGGCATTCCGCATCGATCAGGAAGCAGCCTGTGACGCTGATGTGCTTCGGGCGGGAACATCATCAGCGTTTGCCTACGGCCAGACCCTCGTCAAGGCAGCACGCCTTGCTGGACCGGCCGACGGTGCCTTTCGCGGCGCCAATCTGACCCTGACGCATCCTATAAAAGAAAGACTAATCCTGATGCAGAACACCGCTCCCACACTCCGCAAGCGCCTTCTTGGCACCACCCTGGCCGTCACGCTTGGCTCCGCTGCCCTGCTGGCAACAGCCTCCTGCGCCGCCTCTGCAACGCCCCGGGATCAAGGCTCCAGCGAACTTGCTGGCGGCGACAGCGTCACGCGTAAGTCGAAAACCACCTATTACCGGATCTCCTCCAGCAATGAGGGCGAAGATCGTCAGTTTGTCCTGCTGAGCGACCCGTTCGAAGCCCTCGAGCCTCGCCTGAAAGAAGTTGAGAACCTGGACCTGTCTGATCTCGAAGAAGAAATGCAGAAACTTTCAATAGAGATTCAACGGGCCGTCGACATTGACGGTTTGGAACTTGGGAATCTTGAAGGTCTGTCAGGACTTGCAGGCCTCGCTGAGCTGGAAGGCCTGTCCGAACTTGAAGGCCTGGCCGCGCTCGGTGACATGAATATCGAATTTGATCTCGATATCGACGGCCTCGAAGATTTCGATGTGCAAACCATCGAAACCGAAAACGGCGTGAAGATCATCTTTCCAGATCAGGAAATCTTCATTTCGAAGTTTGATGAAGACGCTTTTGAAATTGAGATGGAAAAGGTCGAGGCCGCTGCAGAGGCTTATGCGGAGCGTGCCGAAGCTCTGGCTGAAGCTCATGCCGAACGCGCCGAAGCGATGGCAGAAGCCCATGCTGACCGCGCTGAAAAGATGGCTATGATCATTGAAAGCCGCGTCGAAGAAAAAGCGGATAGAATGGAGATGCTGAGCGAGAAGATGGAAGCCCGCATCGAGGCAGCTTTCTCCGATGGTCTCGAAGATGATCTCGAAGACGCGGGCGAAGTCATCGAAGACCTGGCAGACCAGTGCAACGATCGCGATGAGAGCCTGACCACGCCGGTTATTCTCAGCACCCGCGCCAAGGACGGAACGACCCACCGCGCCCTGTGCGTGATCGGCGCTCAAGATCAGCTGGATGCGCCAAACGTCAGAGCCTTCGTGCTCGACAACCCGACCCTGTCGGACGCCGAAAAAGAGCGCTTCGAAGAAAATGCAGACTACGAATACGAGTTTTCCTGGACCGAGGACTAA
- a CDS encoding NUDIX domain-containing protein — protein sequence MSDQTRNGPWTVKSTETSFRNPWIRVESSDVIHPDGKDGIYGVVRFANFATGVLPLDEEGFTWLVGQHRFAFDAYSWELPEGGGRKDTSPQISAARELEEETGLLAANWLEIGHWHLSNSVTDERAFGYLAWGLSAGQSAPESSEELAIKRIKFADLLAMCLSGEVTDAFTCLMAFTARAKAEAGAYPDEVAQLLLDAG from the coding sequence ATGTCAGACCAGACCCGGAATGGCCCTTGGACCGTGAAGTCCACCGAGACTTCGTTTCGCAATCCGTGGATCAGGGTCGAATCCAGTGATGTCATTCATCCAGATGGTAAGGATGGCATTTATGGCGTCGTGCGTTTCGCAAATTTTGCAACCGGGGTCCTGCCGCTGGATGAAGAGGGCTTCACCTGGCTGGTAGGCCAGCACCGGTTTGCCTTTGATGCCTATAGCTGGGAATTGCCGGAGGGCGGCGGACGCAAGGATACGTCACCGCAAATTTCAGCGGCGCGTGAGCTGGAAGAGGAAACCGGTCTGCTGGCGGCCAACTGGCTTGAGATTGGCCATTGGCATCTTTCCAACTCGGTCACCGATGAGCGGGCCTTCGGCTATCTCGCCTGGGGCCTGTCGGCTGGGCAGTCGGCGCCTGAATCGTCTGAAGAACTAGCGATCAAGCGGATCAAATTCGCGGACCTTCTGGCGATGTGCCTGTCGGGTGAGGTGACCGACGCTTTCACATGTTTGATGGCATTCACAGCCCGCGCTAAGGCAGAGGCCGGGGCGTATCCCGATGAGGTCGCTCAACTGCTGCTCGACGCGGGCTGA
- a CDS encoding SDR family NAD(P)-dependent oxidoreductase has product MAYAPFDLSGKVALVTGGNRGIGYGMAEALAASNAHVAIWGRKDAANKEAVEALSKLGTGDVKAWSVDVADEKAVVDGMAETIKAFGRVDSCFANAGVGFGASSFAEMDTETWNKNMAVNLDGAFWTLREAVKHITERAKAGDPGGSLVGVASLAAIEGAARNQAYAATKGGLISMLKAIAVETARYGIRANAILPGWIATDMTQNAQDNDVFQTKVISRVPVRRWGEPKDFGGAAVYLASDASAYHTGGTFVIDGGYSIF; this is encoded by the coding sequence ATGGCTTACGCACCCTTTGATCTCAGCGGAAAAGTTGCCCTCGTAACGGGCGGCAATCGCGGCATCGGATATGGAATGGCAGAGGCGCTTGCCGCATCCAATGCGCATGTCGCAATCTGGGGCCGCAAGGACGCCGCCAACAAGGAGGCAGTGGAAGCGCTATCGAAGCTTGGGACCGGCGACGTCAAGGCCTGGAGCGTTGACGTGGCAGATGAGAAAGCTGTCGTCGACGGCATGGCCGAGACCATCAAGGCATTTGGCCGCGTCGATTCCTGCTTTGCAAATGCAGGTGTGGGCTTCGGGGCCTCCAGCTTCGCAGAGATGGACACTGAGACCTGGAACAAGAACATGGCCGTCAATCTGGATGGGGCGTTCTGGACGCTTCGCGAAGCGGTCAAGCACATCACTGAACGCGCCAAAGCTGGCGATCCAGGTGGTTCGCTTGTCGGGGTCGCATCACTTGCAGCCATCGAGGGCGCCGCACGTAACCAGGCTTATGCGGCGACGAAAGGCGGCCTCATATCAATGCTGAAAGCCATCGCTGTCGAAACGGCGCGCTATGGTATTCGCGCCAACGCCATTCTTCCCGGCTGGATCGCGACCGACATGACGCAGAACGCACAGGACAATGACGTCTTCCAGACCAAGGTGATTTCCCGTGTGCCTGTGCGTCGATGGGGTGAACCCAAGGATTTTGGCGGGGCGGCAGTTTATCTCGCTTCGGATGCGTCGGCCTACCATACCGGCGGCACGTTCGTCATCGATGGCGGCTACTCGATCTTTTAG
- a CDS encoding TSUP family transporter, with the protein MSWLSAIIILIATLVTAFISGIFGMAGGLILMGVLTALLPVASAMVLHGCIQLVSNGWRAWLLRGHVDWKVFGRYVLGTVVAIGILFLVAWRPDKTMVYLMLGLVPFLVWVPRSMIDLDIQKPYQAEGAAVAVQCLNTLAGVSGPLLDLMFVRTDMTRQAIVATKSATQVLAHIVKIAFWITPILLATGFSLEGLLGLGVAGASAAGNVGSWPPLGLLVFAIPLSMTGTWLGGLVLDRMDDVNFKRWMRWLVTVIGAVYLARAAGLL; encoded by the coding sequence ATGTCCTGGCTGAGCGCAATAATCATTCTGATCGCGACGCTCGTCACCGCTTTCATATCAGGCATTTTCGGGATGGCGGGCGGCCTCATCCTGATGGGTGTCCTGACGGCGCTCTTGCCGGTGGCATCTGCGATGGTGCTGCACGGGTGCATCCAGCTCGTGTCAAATGGCTGGCGCGCATGGCTGCTTCGAGGTCATGTCGACTGGAAGGTTTTCGGGCGGTATGTACTGGGGACTGTGGTCGCGATTGGCATACTGTTCCTCGTTGCGTGGCGACCCGACAAGACGATGGTTTACCTGATGCTCGGCCTTGTGCCGTTCCTTGTCTGGGTGCCGCGGTCCATGATCGATCTCGATATCCAGAAGCCGTATCAGGCTGAAGGCGCAGCTGTGGCGGTTCAGTGTCTGAACACGCTGGCGGGGGTCTCGGGGCCGCTGCTCGACCTCATGTTCGTCAGGACCGACATGACACGGCAGGCTATCGTGGCGACCAAGTCGGCGACGCAGGTGCTCGCCCATATCGTGAAGATCGCGTTCTGGATCACGCCCATCCTTCTAGCGACGGGCTTCTCGCTCGAGGGGCTGCTTGGCCTTGGAGTGGCCGGCGCGTCGGCGGCGGGCAATGTTGGCAGCTGGCCGCCGCTCGGCCTGCTCGTTTTTGCCATACCGCTGTCGATGACCGGCACATGGCTCGGCGGGCTGGTGCTGGACCGGATGGATGACGTCAATTTCAAACGCTGGATGCGCTGGCTCGTGACGGTGATCGGCGCGGTCTATCTGGCGCGCGCGGCAGGGCTGCTCTAA
- a CDS encoding porin family protein, whose protein sequence is MLKTFLIGATAASALTFAGASAQAQDYGNGAEDTGFYLQGGYSYLDIQPDGAESGVDTNAITGRAGYQFNPYFSLEGDITTGIDDGEFDYNVDEDDFDLDDNNDGDFNDLIAGSGDIGLNYLVGVYARASMPVTDKLDVFGRAGYAFIDLDADIQTPGGTTIATVEDSEDGAALGAGLNYDLTESWELRGDYTWYGFGETDTHAAMISAGYKF, encoded by the coding sequence ATGTTGAAGACCTTTCTTATCGGCGCCACTGCAGCAAGCGCTCTGACGTTCGCTGGTGCCAGCGCACAGGCCCAGGACTATGGCAATGGAGCAGAAGACACCGGCTTCTATCTGCAAGGTGGCTACAGCTATCTCGACATTCAGCCGGATGGCGCAGAATCCGGCGTTGATACGAACGCGATCACCGGGCGCGCAGGCTATCAGTTCAACCCATATTTCAGCCTCGAAGGCGATATCACGACCGGCATCGATGATGGTGAGTTCGACTACAATGTCGACGAAGACGACTTCGATCTCGATGACAATAATGACGGCGACTTCAATGACCTTATCGCTGGCTCTGGCGATATTGGCCTGAACTATCTTGTTGGCGTTTATGCTCGGGCCTCCATGCCGGTCACTGACAAGCTCGATGTGTTTGGCCGCGCCGGTTATGCCTTCATCGATCTTGACGCTGATATTCAGACGCCGGGCGGCACAACGATTGCCACGGTTGAAGACTCTGAAGACGGTGCAGCTTTGGGCGCCGGTCTCAATTATGACCTGACCGAGAGCTGGGAGCTTCGCGGCGACTATACATGGTATGGCTTCGGCGAGACCGACACGCACGCCGCGATGATTTCGGCTGGCTACAAGTTCTAG
- a CDS encoding NAD(P)H-dependent flavin oxidoreductase, translating into MAIHTPLCDFLGVKYPIMLAGMGGVSYAEVCAAMSNAGGYGVLGMAGTTPDFIESQMKKVRELTDKPFGVDLLAASPESLEASVEVIINNGADSFVAGLGVPMPIMERLKKAGVKVMVVGGAVKHAVKAEQAGCDAVILQGGEGGGHTGLVGTMPLVAQAVEAVDIPVIAAGGIYDGRGLAASLALGAVGVWMGTRFIASEEAHAAQLYKNTVVGAGDTDTTRTRCYSGKPMRCRTNEYIQDWESRPEDIQPFPQQAIHSTRTGVIGGIGGITDEAKLNEDTSCFAMGQSAGGVKSVEPVATIVERIMSEAEASIARMQGFRQSVTS; encoded by the coding sequence ATGGCCATCCACACCCCACTCTGCGATTTTCTCGGCGTGAAATACCCGATCATGCTGGCCGGCATGGGCGGGGTTTCCTATGCCGAGGTCTGCGCCGCAATGTCGAACGCGGGCGGCTATGGCGTGCTCGGGATGGCCGGGACCACGCCGGACTTCATCGAAAGCCAGATGAAGAAAGTCCGCGAGTTAACCGATAAACCCTTTGGTGTGGACCTTCTCGCAGCTTCCCCCGAAAGCCTCGAAGCCTCGGTTGAAGTCATCATCAATAATGGCGCAGACAGCTTCGTTGCAGGTCTCGGCGTACCGATGCCCATCATGGAACGGCTGAAGAAAGCTGGCGTAAAAGTCATGGTCGTCGGGGGCGCGGTCAAACATGCCGTAAAAGCTGAACAGGCCGGCTGTGATGCCGTCATCCTGCAAGGCGGTGAAGGCGGTGGCCATACCGGCCTCGTTGGCACAATGCCGCTCGTGGCGCAGGCTGTCGAAGCTGTCGATATTCCCGTCATCGCGGCAGGCGGCATCTATGATGGGCGCGGTCTGGCCGCCTCCCTTGCTCTTGGCGCCGTCGGCGTCTGGATGGGCACACGCTTTATTGCCTCCGAGGAGGCCCACGCCGCGCAGCTCTATAAGAACACCGTTGTCGGTGCGGGCGACACCGATACGACACGGACCCGCTGCTATTCTGGCAAGCCGATGCGCTGTCGCACCAACGAGTACATCCAGGACTGGGAAAGCCGCCCGGAAGACATCCAACCCTTCCCGCAGCAAGCCATTCACTCAACTCGAACCGGCGTGATCGGCGGCATTGGCGGCATTACCGATGAAGCCAAGCTCAATGAGGACACATCCTGCTTCGCGATGGGGCAATCGGCTGGCGGCGTGAAGTCTGTTGAGCCGGTGGCAACCATCGTCGAACGCATCATGAGCGAAGCCGAGGCCTCGATCGCGCGCATGCAGGGCTTCAGGCAGTCTGTAACGAGTTGA